A window from Callithrix jacchus isolate 240 chromosome 17, calJac240_pri, whole genome shotgun sequence encodes these proteins:
- the COMMD2 gene encoding COMM domain-containing protein 2 has protein sequence MLLELSEEHKEHLAFLPQVDSAVVAEFGRIAVEFLRRGANPKIYEGAARKLNVSSDTVQHGVEGLTYLLTESSKLMISELDFQDSVFVLGFSEELNKLLLQLYLDNRKEIRTILSELAPSLPSYHNLEWRLDVQLASRSLRQQIKPAVTIKLHLSQNGDHNTKVLQTDPATLLHLVQQLEQALEEMKTNHCRRVVRNIK, from the exons ATGCTGCTGGAGTTGTCTGAGGAGCATAAGGAGCACCTGGCCTTCCTGCCTCAAGTGGACAGCGCGG TGGTCGCCGAGTTTGGGAGGATTGCTGTGGAATTCCTGAGGCGCGGCGCAAACCCAAAAATCTACGAAGGCGCCGCCA gAAAACTCAATGTGAGTAGTGACACTGTCCAGCATGGTGTGGAAGGATTAACGTATCTCCTCACTGAGAGCTCAAAGCTCATG ATTTCTGAACTGGATTTTCAAGACTCTGTTTTTGTTCTGGGATTCTCTGAAGAATTAAACAAATTGTTGCTTCAGCTTTATCTGGACAACAGAAAAGAGATCAGAACTATTCTCAGTGAATTGGCACCAAGCCTTCCCAGTTATCATAATCTTGAATGGCGACTAGATGTACAG CTTGCAAGTAGAAGTCTCAGGCAACAGATTAAACCAGCAGTGACTATAAAGCTACACCTTAGTCAAAATGGAGATCACAACACCAAAGTTCTACAAACAGACCCAGCCACCCTGCTCCATTTGGTTCAACAACTGGAACAAGCATTGGAAGAGATGAAGACAAACCACTGTAGGAGAGTTGTTCGCAACATCAAGTAG